Genomic segment of uncultured Methanobrevibacter sp.:
ATAACCACATTACTGTTGGTTCAGATAATATGGCTTATGGTATTACTGCAACTACTTCAGGTAGTGATTTAATAATTCGTGCAAACGAGATTGATGTTGTAGGTGTTGGTGCAGTAGGTGTTGGTATTAATAATCAAACTGGAGCAATTATTGAAGATAACACTATCTCCATTGATGGTGGAAATTACACTACAATAACTGTTTCAGATAGTTTAGGAACTGCAAATGCAGGTATTTTAGTTGGAGAAGGAAATACTGATGTAAAAACCTCAGGAAATGATGTCTCTGAAAAAACTCCACTTAGATCAGACACTGCTATTGAAGCAAATAATATCACTGTCACCGCAGCTCCTAGTGGAAACGGTAGCTTTGAAATTACTTTAAGAACTGCTGGTGGAATGCCATTAGCAAATCAAGTTGTAAAAGTAGTATTCAACAATCAAATGTATGAATTAACCACTGATGCTAAAGGTGTTGCTTTATTACCATTTGCTCTCAATAAAGGTGGAACCTACAATGTAGAAGTTTTCTACTTAGGTGATGATGACTACAGAGGATCAGATGCTAGTGCAAAAATTACCATTAATAAGATTGCAACTAAAACCACTGCATCCGCAAAAACTTACCTTGCTACTGCAAAAACCAAATCTTTCACTGCAACCTTGAAAGATGCAAACGGCAATATCCTTGCTAACAAGAAAGTTACTTTCACTGTAAACGGTAAAACTTACACTGCAACCACTAATGCTAAAGGTGTTGCAACTGTTAAATTAGCTTTAACTGCTGCAAAAACCTATACTGTAACCATTAAGTTTGCAGGTGACAGTGTTTACGCTGCATCAACTGTTTCAGCTAAAGTAAAACTTAACAAGGAGAAAACCAAAATAACTGCTCCTACTAAGACTTTCAAACGTACTGCAAAAACCAAAAAAGTTGTAATTACTCTTAAGAACTCTAAAGGTAAAGCTGTTGCTAAGAAGAAAATTACCTTAACTGTTAATAAGAAAAAATACACTGTAAAAACCAACTCAAAAGGTAAAGCAACCTTTAAAGTTAAATTAACTAAAAAAGGAACCTTTAAGTACACAGTTAAATTTGCAGGTGACACTCAATACAAAGCAGTTAAAAAGACTGGTAAAATTAAAATAAAATAAGTTTGTTTATTTTATCTAGTGTTTGAGCTTATGCTCAAATCCTAGATCTTTTTTTATTTTTTTTTTAAATCATATCTCGATTCTATTTTTGACTATTTTTAAAAAAGATTTTTTTTAATTTTTATAGGTATATATTATTTTTAAAATTTAAATTAATTTTTAAAAAAGATTTTTTTTAATTTTTATAGGTATCTATTATTTTTAAAATTTAAATTAATTTTTAAAAAAGATTTTTATGATTACGTGTAATTAATTTTAAAAAAAGAGTAAAGTAAAAAAATTAATTTAATATATGATAAAATTGAAAAAAAAGAAATTTAAAGTGTGGTAATATTACAACCATCACTTTCAACAATCAAGGTATGCTCTTTTTGTGATACCCATGCACCTGTTCTTTCCTTAAGTGCAGCATATGGATAAATTGCCATAGCATCCCCTAATTGCTTAAGGCCTGAGTTCACTCTATGTTCATTGAAGTTTTCTGTAAGCCAGCGTCCACTAAATGGCAAGTAATGATAATTCTTTTCAATATGTTGAAGCATCCTTTGAGTATTTTTCATCCTAAATGGTTTTGACTGTAAAAATGAAAAGATATATGCATAAGGGCAGTCATTTACGATACCTTCACCATTTGTTGCAAAAGGTTCGATTGCTACAGCTTGTCCCTCTTCAAGAATTGTCGGATCATTGTTGTCATAATTAGGCACTGAAATACCTGCATGCAAGTTCCAGTGTTCAAGGCTATGACCTGAAAGGTTTCTCACTGGATTGAGATTGTACTCCGCAATTGCCTCTTCAACTGCTCTTCCAACATCACAAACCTTCACTCCTGCTCTTACAGTGCTGATTGCAGCTTCAAGTCCTGCTGCAGATGCGTCAATGATTCTTTGGTTGAGCTCTAATGTCTCTTCATCAAATAGCTCTTCGAGATTGTCTCCAGGAACCATTATTGTAACAGCGGAATCTGCAATGTAACCATTAACTTCAGCTCCAAGGTCAAGCTTTACCAAGTCCCCTGTAACCATTTTGTTGGTGTCTCCTGCAGGAGATGTGTAATGTGCAGTGATCTCGTTTATTGAAACGTTGCAAGGAAATGCAATCCCTGCACCTGACTTTAGTATTTCACTTTCCACAAATTCCACAAGATCGAGAATCGGCAGACCGTTTTGAATCATTTTTGAAGCGTCTGATCTTACTTTTGACACGATTTTTCCAGCTTCTTCATAAGATTTGATTTCATCAACCATATTATCACTTTGGTTTTAAGTATATTTTTTAATTTATTTTTTAATTTCTTTAGTATTAGTTAATCATAAGATGTCAGTATATTCATAAATTTTTAAACATTTTTATAAAAATTTTTATATACTCTTAATTATATAATATACTTATTCTTATTTAAATATCTTTAATTTATATTTGAATAATTTTTAATGTTAATCGGTTTTAATGATTTTTTAAAATATGATTTATATGATGTTATGGAGGAAAAAATATGGCTGCTGAACTTATTCCGGATCAAATATTTATGCTTATTTTAGTAATTATATTGGCTGTTGTTGTTATCATTGTTGTAAGCCAATGGAAAAAGGTAAGTCAATCCAATAATACTTTAAAATTAATGGAAAAAGAAATTGAGCTTAAGAAAATAGCTATGGTTGAAAAGGATTTAGAGAACAAACGCATTATGGAAAATCCAATTCAATTGCCTGCTGAACAACAAGAACAGCTCACTCAAATCAGAGATTCCACTGCTGAAGTCATGAGCAATGTAGGATACTTGCATAGTGAAATCAATGAACGTTTAGCTCGTCTTGAAGCTCAAACCGAACTTAAAAAGCTTGAAAAAATGCTTAAGGAAATTGAAGAAAAAGAGAAAAAACTTAACAAAAAATAGATTTTCAGTTTCTATCATCTTACTGATTTAATTTGTTTAGGTTTTTTAGAGATGAATAATTCTTATAATGAGGTTTTATTATGGATATTATTGAATTATTAGCTGTCATTATTTTAGTCGCTGCTATAGTGTTTTTAGTGTACTATTACATTAAAACAGCAAACGATGGAAATATTGACATTAAGGAAATTCTTAAATTTTCACCTAAGGACAATAACGTTAGCAATCTTGTTGATGAAGATATTCAAGAGAAGAAATCCATGGGTGATAAGATTAAATATACCTTTAAGGACATTGATAAATCCTATGCTAACACTACAGATGCATTTTCAAAAAGATTGGATTCATTCTTGGATGAAAGAAGTGAGGAATTGATTGAAAGCTGGTCTTTAGTAACCACTGATGATTTATCCTCCTTAGAAGAAAGGTATACCACTGCTTGTGACAGCATTGAAGCTTTAGAGAAAAGGTTCAGTGAGTTCACCAATGCAACCGATGCTAAAATCGAAGATCTTGATAAACGTCTCAAAGCTTTAGAAGATGCAGAAAAAGATTTAGAGGAAGCAGAAGAAGTTGCAGTTGAAGCTGAAAAAGAATAAATTTTATTCTTTTTTTAATTTTTTTTATTTTAAAGACTAATTATCATATATTTATTGCTATTTAGGAGAGGGGAGCTCTTTCCCTTTCTTATGCAAATATTTATATATGATGGTGTCTAATATTATAATGTTAAAGGAACTTATCCTTGTGTATTCGTTTAGCAGGGTGGGGTAGTCTGGTGATCCCGCGGGGCTCATAACCCCGAGAGCCCTAGTTCAAATCTAGGCCCTGCTATTTTTTATGGAACAGTAATATAACATTGTTATATAACCCTATTTTTTTAATTTTGATAGAAACGATTGTTTTGCTTTCCAATCTTTCATTTCCACTTTTGAACTGCTTTTTTTGTTTTTATATTTTCATTACTAAATGGGATATATTTATAAATATTAACAATAATAAATTAATAATGTATTAAATATATTTTCAAATATATTTTATATTTTATAAAGAAACTTTAATTGAAAAATATTTATGAAAGATTGACTTTAACTTAGTTTAAAAACTTTTATCTAGGTTTTAGTCATATGAAAATAGTTGTTGAAAAAAAGAAAATTACTGGAGGTGTTTGATGAGAAGTAAAAGAATAATCGGTTTTAGTTTACTGTTCGTTATGGTTTTTCTTTTAATCGGATTAAACACTGCTTGCGCATCAAATATCGATGATTTGGATTATAATTTATCAGATAGCTTGGAATCCAGTCCAGTTTCCAATGCTATAGATCTTGATAATGATGGGGCTTCAGATGCTTCTGAATCCAATTCCATATCCGATTCAATCGATGAAAGCAGCATATCCAATATGGATGATTCCATTGAAGAAATATCAAATGAGAATTCACAATCAGAATCCAAGATTGGAGATGGTGAAAAGTCAATACACACTATAACCGAAGACAATTATTCAAGTTATTTTGATTCTGATGGTAATTTAATCAATTCATTGGTGAAAGCTAATGATACTATTAATTTGTCCGGTAATTTTTCTAATAAGAAATTTATAATAAATATTCCTTTGACAATTACAAGTACAGAAAACAATGCAATATTGAAGAATTCTCCAATATACTACTATAATGTATCAAATGAGAATTTTGCATATGATGCAATCGTTTCAAACTTGAAAATTGAATCAGACCTTCCAGACATATCTGCAGTTTGGGTAATTGGATCTAAAAATATCAAGATCTTGAATAATGATATTTTCACTACAGGACATAACGGCTATCCTATTTCCCTTGATGGCTTCACCTATAACTGTATTGTAGAAAATAACATCATCAAGACAGTTGTTCCGGTAAACACAGCAATAGACTCATCAGAAGTCAATCATGATGAAGAGAATTCTGGAGACAACAGCAGTTGGCAGCATTCCGGTATTAGCTTAAGGGATGCACATGGGAATTCAATTGTTAACAATGACATCACAGTTGAAAATTCCTATGGGGTATACCTTTGTTATGGTACTTCAACATCAAGCAACAACATCATAGCAAACAATACCATTAGAGCGACTTCTGAAACTCCTTCATTCTGGTCCTACGGTGTTTATATAACTGGAAACTATAACCACATAGAGAACAATACCATTATACGCATGTACCGTGGAATCCATTCAAGCTATGCTCATAACTATATCATAGGAAACAAGATTTATGACATAAACGGTCTTGATGAGAATAACGGTATCGGTGGAGACTATGGTATTTACGGTGGTAATGACACCTTGATTGCAAATAACTCCATTTACAATGCAGATGTGATTGGTGCAGGTATTCTTGTAGGTTCCAACAGTGACGTTTACGGAAACTATATCCAAATAAACAGCAGTGGAGACGGTATTAGAATAGGGGATGTTGAAGGCGGTCACAATTCAAGGGTTCACAACAATACAATAGACTTCTTATCAGGTGCTGGAATAAGCATTAAGGGAACTCCTCAAGATACTGAAGTCTATGACAACATTGTTAACTCGTTATCCAATATTGGTGCAAACCAAGGTTCCGGATTAGGAATTGGTATCTTATCCATTTACCAATCAAGATCCAGCAGACCATATAACATTTCCATTTACAATAACACTATCTACACTTCAAATGACTATGCAATAAACATTGCACAGTCATCTACTGAAAGTTGGTTATGTGAAAACAATCACATTGGAGATAGGCTTATCATCTATCCTATTGCAATTGACTATTCACCTGAATGGGGAGATGGTACCGTTTATCAGGTAACTGAAGAGAACTACAATACCTATTTCGATTCAAACGGCAAGTTGAGAGACATTGTTAAGGATGGAGATGTATTGGTATTCAGCGGCAGCTTTTCACCTAAAGGCAAGATTGTCTTGAACAAGATTGTCAGCCTTATTGGTGACAATGCATTTTTAAGGGATACCACTATCTTTGTCAATACCTCAAACTGTAAGGTTCAAGACTTCAATATCGTAAACAATGGTACTGATGACAGCAATTGCAATCTATGGGGAATTTATGTTTATGAAGCTGATAATGAAGTGATTACAGGAAACAATATCACAATATGGGATAAGAATACATCTTATGGAATTTACCTTTGCGACTCCTATAACAATACAGTTGCAAACAACAGCATAAGATGTCAAGGGGACAATTTGGTATTTGCTCTCTTGACTTATGAGACATACAATACCCTCTTTGAAAACAATACCATTTTAGCTATTGGAACAAGTGAATTGTATCCTTATTATGAAACCATATGTATAGATGGAGTTCGCAGTATTTCAGAGCTTTCCAAAACATATGGTGTGATATTGGACTTCTCAAGCGACAATCAATTCATTCACAATGACATTGAGGTCACTTCCACTGTAGAAGGTTTCCAAGTACCTTATAACCCTTCTGTAAATATTCTAATTGGTCTTTACATTTACTATGATTCCAATAGAAACAATATCAGTGAAAACAATGTATACATTCATGGACATGATCCATTCCTTTATGGAATGGGTTCATCTGGGGATGATACAAGTAAATCCGTGACTTATGCATGTGAAAACATTTTTAGCAGGAACAATATTACAATTGAAGCTGATTACTTTGCTATGGGTATGATTTTAAGACACAACTCTCAGGATACTCTTGTTGAAGAGAACTACTTCCAGCTTGATTCTAATAATTATACTTATGGTATAACCTTAGAGATATCCGATGGTGCTAAAATCTTGAACAATACTCTAAACAGTACCAGTAAGGCAGGTATTTATGCTATAGAGGGGTATGCGACAAGCAATAATGACATAAGTTACAATAAGATTTATTCAGATGGCAGTTTCAGTACCATTGCCCTTTATGCATCCAATCATAATAACATTACCTATAACCTTATTAGAGCCCGTGGAAATGAATCTCAAGACCCAGCACAAGGTCCTGAGCATCCGGATTCTGTAGACTTATTCAATACTGGAATTTCATTGCAAATGTATACCAATGATACTCGCATATCACATAATGACATTCTGCATGAAGACGCTCCCTTTGCAATTGATGTTGATGAAACAGTCACTGAAACGGTAATCAATGACAATATATTGTCTTCTAAAGATGCTGGAGGAACCGATGCAATTAATGATAAATCTGGCAAGGCTAAAATTCACGGCAACACCGGATCCAAATATAATCCTAATGGAGAAGGTTCCAATGGTGGGTCTCGACCTTCCAATTCAGACAATTCTCAAGGCAATGGCGGAAATAACCTTATCCATACAAATGGGACTTCATCATATTCTGGAAATTCAGATTCCTCTGGTTCAAGTGCTTTAGGTCAAATTGATTTAGGTTTGCTCGCTAATTCATTATCTTCTATTGGTGATGGAACTGGTGATGCGGGAGGCAGTGAATCTGGCGATTTGTCTGACCTTTTAGCTAGTGAAATATCAGAGATTTCCGCTAAAACATTATCAGGTATTTATGTTC
This window contains:
- the map gene encoding type II methionyl aminopeptidase; the protein is MVDEIKSYEEAGKIVSKVRSDASKMIQNGLPILDLVEFVESEILKSGAGIAFPCNVSINEITAHYTSPAGDTNKMVTGDLVKLDLGAEVNGYIADSAVTIMVPGDNLEELFDEETLELNQRIIDASAAGLEAAISTVRAGVKVCDVGRAVEEAIAEYNLNPVRNLSGHSLEHWNLHAGISVPNYDNNDPTILEEGQAVAIEPFATNGEGIVNDCPYAYIFSFLQSKPFRMKNTQRMLQHIEKNYHYLPFSGRWLTENFNEHRVNSGLKQLGDAMAIYPYAALKERTGAWVSQKEHTLIVESDGCNITTL
- a CDS encoding right-handed parallel beta-helix repeat-containing protein codes for the protein MRSKRIIGFSLLFVMVFLLIGLNTACASNIDDLDYNLSDSLESSPVSNAIDLDNDGASDASESNSISDSIDESSISNMDDSIEEISNENSQSESKIGDGEKSIHTITEDNYSSYFDSDGNLINSLVKANDTINLSGNFSNKKFIINIPLTITSTENNAILKNSPIYYYNVSNENFAYDAIVSNLKIESDLPDISAVWVIGSKNIKILNNDIFTTGHNGYPISLDGFTYNCIVENNIIKTVVPVNTAIDSSEVNHDEENSGDNSSWQHSGISLRDAHGNSIVNNDITVENSYGVYLCYGTSTSSNNIIANNTIRATSETPSFWSYGVYITGNYNHIENNTIIRMYRGIHSSYAHNYIIGNKIYDINGLDENNGIGGDYGIYGGNDTLIANNSIYNADVIGAGILVGSNSDVYGNYIQINSSGDGIRIGDVEGGHNSRVHNNTIDFLSGAGISIKGTPQDTEVYDNIVNSLSNIGANQGSGLGIGILSIYQSRSSRPYNISIYNNTIYTSNDYAINIAQSSTESWLCENNHIGDRLIIYPIAIDYSPEWGDGTVYQVTEENYNTYFDSNGKLRDIVKDGDVLVFSGSFSPKGKIVLNKIVSLIGDNAFLRDTTIFVNTSNCKVQDFNIVNNGTDDSNCNLWGIYVYEADNEVITGNNITIWDKNTSYGIYLCDSYNNTVANNSIRCQGDNLVFALLTYETYNTLFENNTILAIGTSELYPYYETICIDGVRSISELSKTYGVILDFSSDNQFIHNDIEVTSTVEGFQVPYNPSVNILIGLYIYYDSNRNNISENNVYIHGHDPFLYGMGSSGDDTSKSVTYACENIFSRNNITIEADYFAMGMILRHNSQDTLVEENYFQLDSNNYTYGITLEISDGAKILNNTLNSTSKAGIYAIEGYATSNNDISYNKIYSDGSFSTIALYASNHNNITYNLIRARGNESQDPAQGPEHPDSVDLFNTGISLQMYTNDTRISHNDILHEDAPFAIDVDETVTETVINDNILSSKDAGGTDAINDKSGKAKIHGNTGSKYNPNGEGSNGGSRPSNSDNSQGNGGNNLIHTNGTSSYSGNSDSSGSSALGQIDLGLLANSLSSIGDGTGDAGGSESGDLSDLLASEISEISAKTLSGIYVPIAALILVLVFCFAFLGVRDEDDEE